The Trichoplusia ni isolate ovarian cell line Hi5 chromosome 25, tn1, whole genome shotgun sequence genome includes a region encoding these proteins:
- the LOC113505263 gene encoding catalase-like, whose amino-acid sequence MNYFALHTYPLYNKKGERYFVKFNLRTEIGLYNLTNAEASTIVTENLDYYNADLYNAISKKNYPAWILEMDILTEKDLTTVDYNPFDITSLWQRGTYRTVPIGRLVLNRVVDNNFKDIEQSGFIPNNLVPGIGEPPDTVFKARKILYEDALNYRLGANHAKIRVNAPVYEKSYIINGVPPVLDNMKDAPNYYPNSFNGPMPYIEENRPRDRIILLHKNAVDLQPPADYYNEIVKSDAHRQRIADNLARTLVDVVPDVVKKALQMITLVDIDLGWRVRRSLRVLKAAKPHQRQKEMAECIFDAMDITKP is encoded by the coding sequence atgaattattttgctCTTCATACATATCCATTGTATAACAAAAAAGGAGAACGATATTTCGTGAAATTTAACTTGAGGACGGAGATCGGTCTATATAACTTAACAAATGCTGAAGCATCGACCATCGTTACGGAGAATCTTGACTACTATAATGCAGATTTGTATAACGCAATTTCAAAAAAGAACTATCCAGCGTGGATACTTGAAATGGATATTCTTACGGAAAAAGATTTAACTACGGTAGATTATAACCCATTTGATATTACTAGCTTGTGGCAAAGAGGAACTTACCGCACGGTTCCTATTGGACGGCTGGTTTTAAATCGAGTCGTTGACAATAACTTCAAAGATATTGAGCAGTCTGGGTTTATCCCAAATAATTTGGTACCGGGAATAGGGGAACCTCCAGACACTGTTTTTAAAGCCAGGAAAATTTTATATGAAGACGCTTTAAATTATAGATTGGGAGCCAACCACGCGAAAATAAGGGTGAATGCACCTGTGTACGAGAAGTCATACATCATAAACGGTGTGCCACCTGTTTTGGATAACATGAAAGACGCGCCAAATTATTACCCTAATTCCTTTAATGGACCTATGCCCTATATTGAAGAAAATCGACCAAGAGATAGAATAATTCTTCTTCACAAGAATGCAGTGGACTTGCAACCTCCAGCTGATTACTACAATGAAATAGTTAAGTCTGATGCTCACAGGCAGAGAATTGCTGATAATTTAGCACGGACTCTGGTCGATGTGGTTCCAGATGTTGTTAAAAAAGCTCTCCAGATGATTACTTTGGTTGATATAGATTTAGGCTGGCGTGTGAGACGGTCACTTAGGGTATTGAAGGCAGCAAAGCCGCATCAGAGACAAAAGGAAATGGCAGAATGTATATTTGATGCGATGGATATTACCAAACCCTAG